One Lusitaniella coriacea LEGE 07157 DNA segment encodes these proteins:
- a CDS encoding glycosyltransferase family 4 protein, producing MKILVLAWEFPPRLVGGLARHVAELYPELVKLGHEIHLITVEFGSAPSYEIVEGIYVHRVPVGESENFFHWTVNLNESMGKRGSELLSEAIPFDLIHAHDWLVGDAAIALKHTFKIPLVATFHATEFGRNNGIHANEQHYIHQKETLLAYNAWRVIVCTGHMQREVHQALQTPWDKIDVIFNGIRPEKKQLPPHFDRANFRRRYANDSEKIVYYVGRMSYEKGVFVLLNAAPQVLREMGGHVKFAIVGGGNTDRFKAQAWNLGIWDKCYFTGFMPEDELDKFQAVADCAVFPSLYEPFGIVALESFAARVPVVVSDTCGLPEVVQHTKTGIVTYTNNADSLAWGILEVLKNPGYARWLVDNAYEDLDRRFNWAKLAKQTEAVYEKVVGARSRVVWK from the coding sequence ATGAAAATTCTCGTACTGGCATGGGAATTCCCACCCCGTCTTGTGGGGGGACTGGCGCGGCACGTTGCTGAATTGTATCCAGAGTTGGTGAAGTTGGGTCACGAAATTCATTTAATTACCGTAGAGTTTGGTTCTGCACCGAGTTACGAGATTGTAGAAGGAATTTATGTCCATCGAGTTCCCGTTGGCGAGAGCGAGAATTTTTTTCATTGGACGGTCAATCTCAATGAGAGTATGGGAAAGCGCGGCAGCGAGCTGCTTTCAGAGGCAATTCCTTTTGATTTGATTCACGCTCACGATTGGTTGGTGGGGGATGCCGCGATCGCGCTCAAACATACTTTTAAAATTCCTTTAGTGGCAACGTTCCACGCCACAGAATTCGGTCGCAACAATGGCATTCACGCGAACGAACAGCACTACATCCACCAGAAAGAAACGCTCCTCGCTTATAACGCATGGCGCGTCATTGTTTGTACGGGTCATATGCAGCGAGAGGTTCACCAGGCGCTCCAAACCCCTTGGGATAAAATTGACGTAATTTTTAATGGCATTCGTCCGGAGAAAAAGCAACTTCCCCCCCATTTCGATCGCGCGAATTTTCGCCGTCGCTATGCCAATGATTCGGAGAAAATTGTCTATTATGTCGGACGCATGAGCTATGAAAAAGGGGTATTCGTGCTGTTGAATGCCGCGCCTCAAGTGTTGAGGGAAATGGGCGGTCATGTTAAATTCGCGATCGTTGGCGGTGGCAATACGGATCGTTTTAAAGCACAAGCTTGGAATTTAGGGATTTGGGATAAGTGTTATTTCACCGGGTTTATGCCGGAGGATGAATTGGACAAGTTTCAAGCGGTTGCGGATTGTGCTGTTTTCCCCAGTTTGTACGAACCGTTTGGGATTGTTGCTTTAGAGAGTTTTGCGGCGCGGGTTCCGGTGGTGGTGTCCGATACCTGCGGTTTGCCGGAGGTGGTGCAGCATACGAAGACTGGAATTGTCACTTACACCAATAATGCCGATTCTCTGGCGTGGGGGATTTTAGAGGTGCTGAAGAATCCCGGTTACGCTCGATGGCTGGTGGATAATGCTTATGAAGATTTAGATCGCCGTTTTAATTGGGCAAAACTCGCAAAGCAAACGGAGGCGGTGTATGAGAAGGTTGTTGGCGCGCGATCGCGCGTTGTTTGGAAATAG
- a CDS encoding LOG family protein, with the protein MESFSESLVELTDRLPAHPHNKWIQRALAVLVRLAGEEVDRLDWKILTAALEDLEQAFQRFYPYRHIRKISIFGSARTPPENPEYRLAVDFARQIVQQGYMAITGAGGGIMEAANQGATREHSFGLNIQLPFEQGANAFIAGDVKLIEFKYFFTRKLFFLRESDAIAVFPGGFGTLDEVFETLTLSQTGRYGPVPLVLIDAPGESYWEEWNEYICGHLAKRGLVSSEDHSLYTITQDLGVACQTISDFYRVYHSSRYVNRNFVIRLNCELSEVAVEQLNEEFEDILVQGKIAKTQALPQEAGDETVSLPRLIFEYNQRDSARLTQMIRRINQLGCLSLEEEHPERK; encoded by the coding sequence ATGGAGTCTTTCTCCGAAAGCTTGGTCGAATTAACCGACCGTTTACCCGCTCACCCACACAATAAATGGATTCAACGGGCGCTTGCGGTTCTCGTTCGTCTTGCTGGGGAAGAAGTAGACCGCCTGGATTGGAAAATTTTAACTGCGGCACTAGAGGACTTGGAGCAAGCGTTCCAGCGTTTTTATCCCTACCGCCACATCCGAAAGATCAGTATTTTTGGGTCTGCGCGGACTCCCCCAGAAAACCCTGAATACCGCCTTGCGGTTGATTTTGCGCGTCAAATCGTGCAACAGGGTTATATGGCAATTACGGGGGCGGGAGGCGGAATTATGGAGGCTGCCAATCAAGGTGCGACCCGCGAGCATTCCTTTGGGTTGAATATTCAGCTTCCTTTCGAGCAGGGTGCGAATGCGTTTATTGCGGGGGATGTAAAGTTAATTGAGTTTAAGTATTTTTTCACCCGGAAGTTGTTTTTTTTAAGGGAAAGCGACGCGATCGCGGTTTTTCCCGGAGGATTTGGTACCCTTGATGAAGTCTTCGAGACGCTAACCCTCAGTCAAACTGGGAGATACGGCCCGGTTCCCCTTGTCCTCATCGATGCTCCTGGCGAAAGCTATTGGGAGGAGTGGAACGAGTACATCTGCGGTCATCTCGCCAAGCGAGGCTTAGTGAGTTCGGAAGATCATAGTTTATATACCATTACCCAGGATCTTGGCGTTGCTTGCCAAACGATTAGCGACTTTTACCGCGTTTATCATTCCAGTCGCTACGTCAATCGAAACTTTGTGATTCGCTTGAACTGCGAACTTTCTGAGGTTGCTGTCGAGCAACTCAATGAGGAATTTGAGGATATCCTCGTGCAAGGGAAAATTGCAAAAACTCAAGCACTCCCCCAAGAAGCAGGGGACGAAACGGTGAGTTTACCTCGCCTTATTTTTGAGTATAATCAACGGGATTCAGCCCGCCTGACGCAAATGATTCGCCGAATTAATCAGTTGGGCTGTTTGAGCCTTGAAGAGGAGCATCCAGAACGCAAATAA
- a CDS encoding bestrophin family protein has translation MASLQASTLWHQEKRHWFSIAFRWHSSVIPAILPRVILCVLFGTLIAGLYALGLPVSLPIESGVIPSLVLSLLLVFRTNTAYERFWEGRKQWGMLVNTVRNLSRQIWVVIEENNPEDRATKIGILRLLVAFAVATKLHLRAEPANDELKELMPKEWHEKLRMMNNPPLEVAFWIGDYLQQEYNRDRANIYQLSEMFKLLDKMVDVLGACERILKTPIPLAYSIHLKQLLFIYCLSLPFQLVGEFNWATGFLVGLIGFTLFGIEEIGIEIENPFGYDPNDLPLDAICRTMQMNIEDLISLAPCVRQWKAKSTHQKARKSPQNLDRNGTEKLQENLSNSSENETEKMTFMTEKTPDRSPHPSRNGTN, from the coding sequence ATGGCTTCACTCCAAGCGAGTACACTGTGGCATCAAGAAAAACGCCACTGGTTTAGCATTGCATTTCGCTGGCACTCTTCTGTTATTCCGGCTATTCTTCCCAGAGTTATTCTTTGCGTACTATTCGGTACGCTGATTGCGGGGCTTTATGCTTTAGGGCTACCCGTTTCATTGCCCATAGAAAGTGGCGTTATTCCCAGTTTAGTTTTAAGTTTACTGTTGGTTTTTCGGACAAATACGGCTTACGAACGTTTTTGGGAAGGGCGCAAACAGTGGGGAATGCTCGTAAATACCGTGCGAAATCTTTCTCGCCAAATTTGGGTTGTGATTGAGGAAAACAATCCAGAGGATCGAGCGACGAAAATTGGAATATTGCGTTTATTAGTTGCTTTTGCCGTGGCAACAAAGCTCCATTTGAGGGCGGAACCTGCCAATGACGAGTTGAAGGAATTAATGCCCAAGGAATGGCACGAAAAATTGCGAATGATGAATAATCCACCTCTGGAAGTTGCTTTTTGGATTGGGGATTATTTGCAACAAGAATACAACCGCGATCGCGCGAATATTTATCAACTGTCTGAAATGTTCAAGCTACTTGATAAGATGGTTGATGTTTTAGGGGCTTGCGAGCGGATTTTGAAAACGCCGATTCCCCTCGCCTATTCTATTCATCTCAAGCAATTATTATTTATTTATTGTTTGTCGCTTCCCTTTCAATTAGTCGGCGAATTCAATTGGGCAACGGGCTTCTTGGTGGGATTGATTGGTTTCACTTTGTTTGGCATTGAAGAAATCGGAATTGAAATCGAAAATCCTTTTGGATACGATCCGAACGATCTTCCTTTGGACGCGATTTGTCGAACGATGCAAATGAATATTGAAGATTTGATTTCCCTTGCTCCCTGCGTTCGACAGTGGAAAGCAAAATCAACGCATCAAAAAGCACGAAAAAGCCCACAAAATCTCGATCGAAATGGAACTGAAAAGTTACAGGAAAATCTATCCAATTCCAGTGAAAATGAGACTGAAAAAATGACATTTATGACTGAAAAAACGCCAGATCGTTCACCTCATCCCAGCCGAAACGGAACAAACTAA